A genomic window from Bdellovibrio sp. SKB1291214 includes:
- a CDS encoding cysteine desulfurase family protein — translation MEITSEKLSTAAQTASDKGLYLDYNATTPVDPQVFTAMEPYFKEFFGNPASVGHHWGWAAENGVQKARMQVASFIGAKSSEITFTSSATESNNWVIFGLLSKLREENPNQPIHFITSCVEHSSVIKAMLAAEKQGVEVDFLPVNKYGQVEIETLRQAIKPHTKLISLIWVNNEIGSINPILEIAQLAKEKQIYLHTDATQAIGKLKVDVTGMGIDLMSFSAHKMYGPKGSAALYIRGKDPKVVLNPLIYGGGQEKGLRSGTLNVPAIVGLGVASELCKNGLDSEIARMTSLRNLLWSKLQAAIPGLRLNGHPMERSPINLNITLPGIKVESLTAKIQKLGISTGSACSSGSMTISHVLKGIGLSPEEAQCTFRISLGRWTTEEDIQRAVDILSGAIPT, via the coding sequence ATGGAAATCACATCAGAGAAGCTCAGCACCGCCGCTCAAACAGCGTCCGACAAAGGACTCTATTTGGATTACAATGCTACGACCCCTGTGGACCCGCAGGTCTTCACTGCGATGGAGCCTTACTTCAAAGAGTTTTTTGGAAACCCCGCCAGCGTAGGACACCATTGGGGCTGGGCAGCTGAAAACGGCGTTCAAAAAGCACGCATGCAAGTTGCTTCTTTTATTGGTGCTAAATCCTCTGAAATCACGTTCACATCCAGCGCGACTGAATCCAACAATTGGGTGATCTTTGGTCTGCTCTCAAAACTTCGTGAAGAAAATCCAAATCAGCCGATTCATTTCATCACAAGCTGTGTTGAACACAGCTCCGTTATCAAAGCGATGTTGGCGGCGGAAAAGCAAGGAGTCGAAGTTGATTTCCTTCCTGTGAATAAATACGGACAAGTCGAAATCGAAACGCTTCGTCAGGCGATCAAACCGCACACGAAATTAATCAGCTTGATCTGGGTCAATAACGAAATAGGCAGTATCAATCCAATCCTCGAGATCGCCCAGCTTGCGAAAGAAAAACAAATATATCTTCACACTGATGCAACTCAGGCTATTGGGAAATTGAAAGTGGATGTCACAGGCATGGGAATCGACTTAATGTCTTTCTCTGCTCACAAAATGTACGGACCGAAAGGTTCTGCTGCTCTTTACATTCGTGGTAAAGATCCTAAGGTTGTACTAAATCCATTGATCTATGGTGGTGGCCAAGAAAAGGGCCTTCGTTCTGGAACTTTAAATGTTCCTGCAATTGTCGGTCTTGGTGTCGCTTCGGAACTTTGCAAAAACGGTCTTGATTCTGAAATTGCACGCATGACTTCGCTGCGCAATCTTTTGTGGAGTAAGCTTCAAGCAGCGATTCCTGGTCTGCGCCTTAATGGCCATCCGATGGAACGCTCGCCTATCAATTTAAATATCACATTGCCTGGAATCAAAGTGGAATCTTTGACAGCGAAAATTCAAAAATTGGGAATCAGTACAGGATCTGCCTGTAGTTCCGGTTCAATGACCATCAGTCACGTCCTAAAAGGAATTGGCCTTTCCCCAGAGGAAGCTCAGTGCACCTTCCGCATTTCTTTGGGCCGCTGGACCACAGAAGAGGATATTCAGCGGGCCGTGGACATCCTTAGCGGCGCCATCCCAACTTGA
- the tyrS gene encoding tyrosine--tRNA ligase, with protein MSFLDPKEQLERIKFGVAEFINDEEMLKKLKRSKETNTPLRIKLGADPTRPDIHIGHTVVINKLKTFQDLGHHIIFLIGDFTATIGDPTGKSTTRPVLSREEIEENGRTYAKQIFKILDPNKTEIVYNSSWIGKMTPGEFIKMAAQYTVAQMLERDDFTKRYRAGTPIAIHEFLYPLTQGYDSVALKADVELGGTDQKFNLLVGRSMQSAYGQEPQCILTMPILEGIDGVNKMSKSLDNYISVVDTPKDMFGKTMRISDDLMYRWYELLTDITASELAQLKQDVADKKKHPRTVKVELAKFIIKRFHSAEAAQAAEDEFNRIFVDKGLPDEIATVEISKNDIPAEGLGVAQLLVKLGFATSNSEGSRMVQGGAVQIDGQKITDAKAKLAVATIDGKVVKGSKTKFAKVKIV; from the coding sequence ATGAGTTTCTTAGATCCGAAAGAGCAATTAGAGAGAATCAAATTTGGCGTCGCCGAATTCATCAATGATGAAGAGATGCTAAAAAAGTTAAAGCGTTCCAAAGAAACGAACACTCCGCTTCGTATTAAATTGGGTGCTGATCCGACTCGTCCAGACATTCACATCGGTCACACGGTTGTGATCAATAAATTAAAAACCTTCCAAGACCTGGGTCATCATATCATCTTTTTGATTGGTGACTTTACGGCGACGATTGGTGATCCCACGGGCAAGAGTACGACTCGTCCAGTTCTTTCTCGTGAAGAGATCGAAGAAAACGGTCGAACTTACGCAAAACAGATTTTTAAAATCCTTGATCCAAATAAGACTGAAATCGTTTACAACTCGTCTTGGATTGGCAAAATGACTCCGGGTGAGTTCATCAAGATGGCGGCACAATATACGGTGGCGCAGATGCTTGAGCGTGATGACTTTACTAAGCGTTACCGCGCAGGAACTCCGATCGCGATTCATGAATTCTTATATCCGTTGACTCAGGGTTATGACTCTGTGGCGTTGAAAGCAGATGTGGAGCTGGGTGGTACAGATCAGAAGTTTAATCTTTTGGTCGGTCGTTCCATGCAGTCCGCTTACGGTCAAGAGCCCCAGTGTATTTTGACGATGCCGATCCTGGAAGGTATCGATGGCGTTAATAAGATGTCCAAGTCTTTGGATAATTATATTTCGGTCGTGGATACTCCAAAAGATATGTTCGGTAAGACGATGAGAATTTCTGATGATTTGATGTATCGTTGGTATGAACTACTGACTGACATCACAGCATCTGAACTTGCCCAATTGAAACAAGATGTGGCGGATAAGAAAAAACATCCCCGCACAGTGAAAGTTGAATTGGCAAAATTCATCATCAAACGTTTCCACTCGGCAGAGGCGGCACAAGCTGCCGAAGATGAGTTTAACCGTATCTTTGTCGACAAAGGTTTGCCTGACGAGATCGCGACGGTGGAAATTTCTAAAAATGATATCCCTGCTGAGGGCCTTGGTGTTGCTCAGCTGTTAGTGAAGCTTGGCTTTGCGACTTCCAACAGTGAAGGAAGTCGTATGGTTCAAGGTGGTGCCGTGCAAATCGACGGCCAAAAAATCACAGACGCGAAGGCTAAGTTGGCTGTTGCAACTATCGATGGAAAAGTCGTTAAAGGCAGTAAGACAAAATTCGCGAAAGTGAAAATCGTCTAA
- a CDS encoding cell division protein ZapA: protein MTAEKKNFNFLIAGVPYKLRSSHDDSTVQELVDFVNNKMTQAMAVTKNGSFQNAAVLTAMNLAEELILLKRKAQRELDKLEEKTLQLSLELENSKNNKVLNN, encoded by the coding sequence GTGACTGCTGAGAAAAAGAACTTTAATTTCCTCATTGCAGGAGTCCCGTACAAACTTAGATCCTCTCACGACGATTCTACGGTTCAAGAACTCGTCGACTTTGTTAATAACAAAATGACTCAAGCTATGGCCGTTACTAAAAACGGTTCCTTCCAGAATGCCGCTGTGTTGACAGCGATGAATCTTGCGGAAGAACTCATCCTTTTGAAAAGAAAAGCTCAACGTGAACTCGATAAGCTCGAGGAAAAAACGTTGCAACTTTCTTTGGAACTCGAGAATTCCAAGAACAACAAGGTATTGAACAACTAA
- a CDS encoding response regulator translates to MKNLKALIVDSSPSYTNLISAALLEIGLRTENIFATKRYTSAREHLTDTKPDLLITEFQIDSKFGLELVAIHTTNNPNNISIIMTHNNSSSSIAEAAEELVDDYIVKPFQSGMLATRLRNLIDRKLNPSEYIKHIREGKQALFDGLLKDAEHKFSTALQHQEKPTLAHYYLGYTKFKETEYQFANDEFIKGLELQPLHYRCLTGKFDTFYEQKDYNSAYTVANTIIENYPIGPKRLGQLFISAVFAGKLDEVPHYFQLFAQLDHKTTELRHVFSAALFTAGRSNLNNKALVKAVECFELGVQVLGADSDYISKIVKVLLRGDAQAVHQAARFLQQFPANKVGSKEYENLYFLFNCKTLPLSKVIDQGRKMASQNRMDAESYETFIRLLVSDNKTVLAEDIIERFHRAYPDRQRTSEKA, encoded by the coding sequence ATGAAAAACCTGAAGGCCTTGATCGTAGACAGTTCTCCGTCGTACACAAACTTAATCTCCGCAGCGCTGTTGGAAATCGGTTTGCGCACTGAAAACATTTTCGCCACGAAACGTTATACTAGTGCCCGTGAGCATCTGACTGACACCAAGCCTGATCTTTTGATCACAGAATTCCAAATCGATTCCAAATTCGGTTTGGAATTGGTCGCTATACATACCACAAATAATCCCAATAATATTTCCATCATCATGACCCACAACAACTCAAGCTCTTCCATTGCCGAAGCCGCCGAAGAGTTGGTGGATGATTATATCGTAAAGCCCTTCCAAAGCGGTATGCTGGCAACTCGTCTGCGCAATTTAATTGATCGCAAATTGAATCCTAGCGAATACATCAAGCACATTCGTGAGGGAAAACAGGCCTTGTTTGACGGTCTGCTAAAAGATGCCGAACATAAATTCTCCACAGCCCTCCAACATCAAGAAAAACCCACACTGGCGCACTATTATTTGGGTTATACCAAATTCAAAGAGACCGAATACCAATTCGCTAACGATGAATTTATTAAAGGCCTTGAGTTGCAGCCGCTGCACTATCGTTGCTTGACAGGAAAGTTTGATACTTTCTATGAACAAAAAGATTACAACAGCGCTTACACCGTCGCGAATACGATCATTGAAAATTATCCGATCGGTCCAAAACGTTTGGGCCAATTATTCATCTCGGCGGTGTTTGCAGGAAAATTGGACGAGGTTCCCCACTATTTTCAACTTTTCGCACAGCTGGATCATAAAACCACTGAGCTACGCCACGTTTTTTCTGCCGCTCTTTTCACAGCGGGCCGATCGAATTTGAACAACAAAGCTTTAGTGAAAGCGGTAGAATGTTTTGAATTGGGCGTCCAGGTTTTGGGAGCAGATTCTGATTATATTTCCAAAATCGTCAAAGTGTTGCTTCGTGGAGATGCCCAAGCTGTGCATCAAGCGGCTCGTTTCCTGCAACAGTTCCCAGCTAACAAGGTTGGCAGCAAAGAGTACGAAAACCTCTATTTCCTATTTAACTGTAAGACCTTGCCGTTGTCTAAAGTCATCGATCAAGGACGCAAAATGGCATCTCAAAACCGGATGGATGCCGAATCCTATGAAACATTCATTCGCTTGCTTGTAAGTGATAATAAAACAGTTTTGGCTGAAGATATCATTGAACGCTTCCACCGAGCTTACCCAGATCGCCAACGCACTAGTGAAAAGGCCTAA
- the rny gene encoding ribonuclease Y — protein sequence MEILITAIICLILGGVAVFVVKRIQDNNSKKSARVEAERIVNKAKSEAAKIKKDSETRSKDFEARARKNVEADIHKQNSTLKNKESQLDRRLKEIDQQFKQKMEENERYLNTLKDREEKIAISENRVKELEKKGEAHIGELKTKLESVAGMSQDEAKRQLLTAIEEEAKIEASKKITQIEEQAQKESEVKAKRILATALSRFASEFTSERTVSVLALPNDEMKGKIIGREGRNIRTLEAHCGVDLIVDDTPEAVVISGFDPVRRELARRTIEKLMEDGRVHPARIEEVVEKQRNELMKSIKEEGERHVMELGIANMHPELIKIIGGLKYRNYQGQNALNQSLEVANIAGLLAGELGVSVKLARRAGLLHNIGKAIDHTAEGSYALVGAEAAKKYNESEDVCHAIRAHDEEEKPHSILAWIVHAAYILSSARPGARRPQMDSFIHRLEDLESIGNSFDGVLKTLALQAGKDVRVLVESAKVTDDQAVMLSRDIARKIEREVPQAGQIKVTVVRETRSVEHAR from the coding sequence ATGGAAATTTTAATCACAGCCATTATCTGTTTAATTTTGGGCGGTGTCGCTGTTTTCGTGGTGAAAAGAATCCAAGATAACAACAGCAAAAAATCTGCACGCGTTGAAGCAGAGCGTATCGTTAACAAAGCAAAGTCTGAAGCGGCAAAAATCAAAAAAGATTCTGAAACGCGTTCGAAAGACTTCGAAGCTCGTGCCCGCAAAAATGTTGAGGCCGACATTCATAAGCAAAACTCCACGTTGAAAAACAAAGAGTCTCAATTGGATCGTCGTCTGAAAGAGATCGACCAACAGTTCAAACAAAAGATGGAAGAGAACGAGCGTTACTTGAACACGCTTAAAGACCGCGAGGAAAAAATCGCCATCTCTGAAAACCGAGTGAAAGAGCTTGAGAAAAAAGGCGAAGCTCATATCGGGGAGCTGAAGACGAAATTGGAATCTGTGGCAGGAATGTCCCAGGACGAAGCTAAACGTCAATTGCTAACAGCGATTGAAGAAGAAGCTAAAATCGAAGCATCTAAAAAAATCACGCAAATCGAAGAGCAAGCACAGAAAGAATCTGAAGTAAAAGCGAAGCGTATCTTGGCAACAGCGTTGTCACGTTTTGCGTCTGAGTTCACGTCGGAAAGAACTGTCAGCGTATTGGCGCTTCCAAACGACGAGATGAAAGGTAAAATCATCGGTCGTGAGGGTCGTAATATCCGTACTTTGGAAGCCCACTGTGGCGTTGATTTGATCGTCGACGATACTCCAGAAGCAGTGGTTATTTCTGGTTTCGATCCAGTACGCCGTGAGCTTGCGCGTAGAACGATCGAGAAGTTGATGGAAGATGGTCGCGTGCATCCAGCACGTATCGAAGAAGTTGTAGAGAAACAACGTAACGAATTAATGAAGTCCATCAAAGAAGAAGGCGAACGCCACGTCATGGAACTGGGTATCGCTAACATGCACCCAGAATTGATCAAAATTATCGGTGGTTTGAAATACCGTAACTATCAAGGTCAAAACGCTTTGAACCAATCTCTGGAAGTGGCAAACATCGCCGGTCTTCTTGCGGGTGAGTTGGGTGTGAGTGTGAAGCTTGCTCGCCGTGCGGGTCTTCTTCATAATATCGGTAAAGCGATCGATCACACAGCTGAAGGCAGTTATGCTTTGGTAGGCGCAGAAGCCGCTAAGAAATACAACGAATCTGAAGACGTGTGCCACGCGATCCGTGCTCACGATGAGGAAGAAAAACCTCATTCGATCCTAGCTTGGATTGTGCATGCGGCTTACATCTTGTCGAGCGCGCGCCCAGGGGCACGTCGTCCGCAAATGGATTCCTTCATCCACCGTTTGGAAGATCTTGAATCTATCGGGAACAGTTTCGATGGCGTATTGAAAACATTGGCCCTTCAAGCGGGTAAAGACGTTCGAGTCTTAGTTGAGTCTGCCAAAGTAACAGACGACCAAGCAGTGATGTTGTCCCGTGATATCGCTCGTAAGATCGAACGCGAAGTTCCACAAGCGGGTCAGATCAAAGTCACTGTGGTTCGTGAAACAAGATCTGTGGAGCACGCACGCTAA
- a CDS encoding 2Fe-2S iron-sulfur cluster-binding protein, which translates to MKIKFLPQNIEVEGSPDKSLLQIATENQLEIRSICKGVPSCAECRVRIKDGDNNVLPPGKAELSLIGTSYFIDGRRLSCQVRCYGDVTVDLTEQVERAENQVKKIRGFRTNKQTESKAVNDTMLLDAKPDESVAVQSVSADVAADKVEGAEKPQQQAKQQHHNQQKQHHQNQQRQGGGHGQNQGQNPNRQQGHQPKQQNQQQNQNRQKQGGGQQQNQQKQQQQAKQQQAKQQQHSNQQQGQQKQKQGGGPQNQNQNRQQGNQPKQQNQQQARQNNPLQGQQAKPQNPQGQQQNQRPSNQQNQNQNKPKQ; encoded by the coding sequence ATGAAAATTAAATTTCTTCCGCAGAATATCGAAGTTGAAGGCTCTCCTGATAAGAGTCTTTTGCAGATCGCTACGGAAAATCAACTTGAGATCCGTTCGATCTGTAAAGGTGTTCCCAGCTGCGCGGAATGCCGTGTTCGCATCAAAGATGGCGACAACAATGTTTTGCCACCGGGTAAAGCAGAGCTAAGCCTGATCGGTACAAGCTATTTTATTGATGGCCGCCGCCTCAGCTGCCAGGTCCGCTGTTATGGGGACGTCACAGTGGATTTGACAGAGCAAGTTGAACGCGCAGAAAACCAAGTAAAAAAAATCAGAGGCTTCCGTACGAATAAACAAACGGAATCTAAAGCGGTTAACGATACGATGTTATTGGATGCGAAACCTGATGAGTCGGTGGCGGTGCAATCCGTTTCTGCTGATGTGGCAGCCGATAAGGTTGAAGGTGCTGAGAAACCTCAGCAACAAGCTAAGCAGCAACATCATAATCAACAAAAGCAACACCACCAGAATCAGCAAAGACAAGGTGGCGGTCACGGTCAAAATCAAGGGCAAAATCCAAATCGCCAGCAGGGCCATCAGCCTAAACAGCAAAATCAGCAGCAAAACCAAAACCGTCAAAAACAGGGCGGGGGGCAGCAGCAGAATCAGCAAAAGCAACAGCAACAGGCGAAGCAGCAACAGGCGAAGCAGCAACAGCACTCGAATCAACAACAAGGGCAGCAGAAGCAAAAGCAAGGTGGCGGTCCACAGAACCAAAACCAAAATCGCCAGCAGGGGAATCAGCCAAAGCAGCAAAATCAGCAGCAGGCTCGACAAAATAATCCTCTACAGGGGCAGCAGGCTAAGCCGCAAAATCCTCAAGGTCAGCAGCAAAACCAACGCCCTTCAAATCAACAAAATCAAAACCAGAACAAGCCCAAGCAATAG
- a CDS encoding L,D-transpeptidase family protein, producing the protein MKIKDFISSNEILLIAIGIIILFPLFSSAQVADPQATQLSRLIQDQVNNPSSANYQVLLNTKKLNSFYSDDKLSYQPYWIDASSMRPNFKAQALRKILKAAPDQGLWDVYWNSNLESLFNSQNLAVADIAELEVKLSEAYLRYAHHVYVGRFDPRKFDDNIEMEPRQMPALMLRLKMVARNNQYDLIEKTNELLPKIPAYGNLKNALAKLRSIPDKTWPVIPAPGTDLYLGVRHPQVPAIRKRLAQLGYNVPVNGSDQFDADVDKSLKDFQRNSSLKIDGRIGGKFSKVLKYLNVPYEQRIKEIELNMERYRWLPRKLDTRYILVNVAMTKFTLRDDDLFIRDPHDSSRGTWSPEISRLQFRTINGRDVRKTPLMIRKISRVEFNPTWTVPASIAIKDKLPILRQDPTYIDKHNMYLMVGGKVTPSASVNWATVTEDDFANQRYVIVQKPGYDNALGVVKFPLDGNSFNIYLHDTNERNLFEEENRHGSSGCVRLQRPLDLALYLLKDQNYTMDTIKTIVPSATEATSRETKRVSLKKPITVFLHYLTVEAKSNGELGFSDDDYEQDPKLLEALYNPTNNSEF; encoded by the coding sequence ATGAAAATCAAAGATTTCATCAGCAGTAACGAAATTCTATTGATAGCTATCGGTATCATCATCCTGTTTCCGTTATTTTCCAGTGCACAGGTTGCTGATCCCCAAGCCACTCAGTTGTCACGCTTGATTCAAGACCAAGTTAACAACCCTTCTTCTGCGAACTACCAAGTTTTATTAAATACGAAAAAGCTCAACAGTTTTTATTCCGACGATAAATTAAGCTATCAACCGTATTGGATCGACGCTTCTTCCATGCGCCCGAATTTCAAAGCTCAAGCTTTAAGAAAAATCTTGAAAGCGGCACCTGACCAAGGTCTTTGGGATGTGTATTGGAATAGCAATCTTGAATCTTTGTTCAATTCACAAAATCTGGCAGTGGCAGACATAGCTGAATTGGAAGTGAAGCTTTCTGAAGCCTACCTGAGATACGCCCATCACGTGTATGTTGGACGTTTTGATCCTCGCAAATTTGACGACAATATCGAAATGGAGCCAAGGCAGATGCCGGCTTTGATGTTGCGCTTAAAGATGGTTGCAAGAAATAATCAGTACGACCTTATCGAAAAAACCAACGAGTTACTTCCAAAAATACCCGCATACGGAAATTTGAAAAATGCTTTGGCTAAACTCCGCTCTATACCAGATAAAACATGGCCCGTGATTCCAGCGCCAGGAACAGATTTGTACCTTGGCGTTCGTCATCCACAGGTTCCTGCAATCAGAAAAAGGCTGGCGCAGCTGGGATATAACGTCCCGGTCAATGGCAGTGATCAATTCGATGCTGATGTTGATAAATCTCTTAAAGATTTTCAAAGAAACAGCTCTTTAAAAATCGATGGTCGTATCGGTGGAAAGTTTTCAAAAGTATTGAAGTATTTAAATGTACCTTATGAACAACGTATTAAGGAAATCGAACTTAATATGGAAAGGTACCGCTGGCTGCCGCGTAAGCTAGACACTCGCTATATCTTAGTGAATGTAGCGATGACGAAATTCACTTTGCGAGATGATGATCTTTTCATCCGTGATCCCCACGATTCTTCCAGAGGCACTTGGAGTCCTGAGATCTCGCGTCTGCAGTTCAGAACTATTAATGGACGTGATGTTAGAAAAACTCCTTTGATGATCAGAAAGATTTCTCGAGTGGAATTTAATCCAACATGGACTGTTCCGGCGTCAATCGCGATAAAAGATAAGCTCCCAATCTTAAGACAAGACCCCACTTATATCGATAAACACAATATGTACTTGATGGTGGGCGGTAAAGTAACACCATCGGCAAGTGTTAATTGGGCTACGGTGACCGAAGATGATTTTGCAAATCAACGTTATGTAATCGTACAAAAGCCAGGATATGATAATGCTTTAGGGGTGGTAAAATTCCCTCTGGATGGCAACAGCTTCAATATTTACCTTCACGACACGAACGAAAGAAATTTGTTTGAGGAAGAAAATCGTCACGGAAGCTCGGGGTGTGTGCGATTGCAGCGTCCTTTGGATTTAGCTTTGTATCTTTTGAAAGATCAGAACTACACGATGGATACTATTAAAACAATTGTTCCATCGGCAACAGAAGCGACCTCTCGCGAAACAAAGCGGGTATCTTTGAAGAAGCCAATCACGGTGTTTTTGCATTACTTAACAGTGGAAGCGAAAAGCAATGGTGAGCTGGGTTTCTCTGATGATGACTATGAACAAGATCCAAAGCTTCTTGAAGCTTTGTACAATCCAACAAACAACTCCGAATTCTGA
- a CDS encoding 5-formyltetrahydrofolate cyclo-ligase translates to MSSWSSKTECRSFYKSLCAQEFAQGLVQNQQQLNVFLQDFMSKQDGCWGAYRALAQETSVDEIFKIDHIDWVFPRVKGSELEFCFASGFSQGAFGVLEPDPNSAIIDLKGIHGLLIPGLVFNKNGNRLGKGKGFYDKTLAHFKGIKVGICFDFQVSEQTLPMDAHDVKMDYIITESGLKVCQQYEVH, encoded by the coding sequence ATGTCCTCTTGGAGCTCTAAAACGGAATGTCGTTCCTTTTATAAATCTCTTTGCGCCCAAGAGTTTGCGCAAGGTCTTGTTCAAAACCAGCAGCAGTTGAATGTATTTCTGCAGGACTTTATGTCCAAGCAGGACGGATGTTGGGGTGCTTATCGCGCTCTCGCTCAAGAAACCAGTGTGGACGAGATTTTTAAAATCGACCACATAGACTGGGTCTTCCCCCGAGTAAAGGGGAGTGAGCTTGAGTTTTGTTTTGCATCAGGTTTTAGCCAGGGCGCGTTCGGCGTTTTGGAGCCTGATCCCAACTCCGCTATCATTGATCTTAAAGGCATTCACGGCCTGCTGATTCCCGGATTAGTTTTTAATAAGAATGGCAACCGCCTTGGTAAGGGTAAGGGGTTTTATGACAAAACCCTGGCGCACTTTAAAGGAATCAAGGTGGGTATCTGTTTTGATTTTCAAGTTTCAGAACAGACGTTACCGATGGACGCCCATGATGTGAAGATGGATTACATTATCACAGAGTCGGGTCTAAAGGTTTGTCAGCAGTACGAAGTTCATTAG
- a CDS encoding alpha/beta fold hydrolase: protein MSHKITYRERGSGPILLLLHGYGGSVHHWEGIAAHLEQHYRVVIPNLSHIYMSSDKLFFTVQVEVLARFIKEHFPDERVHVAGLSYGGALSWGLATMHPQLVRKMALINPMVTDPVKKFMPKELRFFFSIPLNLKSIYIMLSTPMGASFLKRAAQIFRDERSEGAVSVERLKGRKLQFVAHMIHHFSWILRSEDWQAWNRKLFNYRGECRLIFDESDLLFNQEAYRGFAKHLGCEDLIVLKGAGHLAIKSQPDQVAHHLIEFLNAATNFEKMAK from the coding sequence ATGTCTCACAAGATCACTTACCGAGAACGGGGCTCAGGGCCGATACTTCTTCTTCTGCATGGTTATGGCGGAAGCGTTCACCATTGGGAAGGCATAGCCGCGCACTTAGAGCAACACTACCGCGTGGTGATCCCTAATTTAAGCCATATCTATATGAGCAGCGATAAGTTGTTCTTTACCGTTCAAGTCGAAGTCCTGGCGCGCTTTATCAAGGAGCACTTTCCAGATGAGCGTGTGCACGTCGCGGGTTTAAGTTATGGGGGAGCCTTAAGCTGGGGCCTAGCGACCATGCATCCACAATTGGTTCGTAAGATGGCTTTGATCAACCCTATGGTGACGGATCCTGTTAAGAAATTTATGCCCAAGGAACTGAGATTCTTTTTCTCCATTCCACTGAATCTGAAAAGTATCTATATAATGTTGTCGACTCCGATGGGTGCAAGCTTTCTAAAACGGGCGGCTCAGATTTTTCGGGATGAAAGATCTGAAGGTGCGGTATCCGTGGAGAGACTCAAAGGTCGCAAGCTGCAATTCGTGGCTCACATGATTCATCATTTTTCTTGGATTCTGCGTTCTGAAGACTGGCAGGCATGGAACAGAAAGCTGTTCAATTATCGTGGGGAATGCCGTCTCATTTTTGACGAAAGTGATTTGCTGTTTAATCAAGAGGCCTACCGAGGTTTTGCAAAACATCTGGGTTGTGAAGATCTGATTGTTTTAAAAGGCGCAGGTCATCTGGCGATAAAATCTCAACCCGATCAGGTGGCACACCACCTGATCGAATTCTTAAATGCAGCAACTAACTTTGAAAAAATGGCGAAATAG
- a CDS encoding HesB/IscA family protein, translated as MINISPEAARKLASLKQDEGKDESAFLRVEVKKGGCSGLSYKMDFDTQTRDGDKFFEANGQKIAVDSNSMLYILGMTLEYSGGLNGKGFVFNNPNATKHCGCGSSFNV; from the coding sequence ATGATCAACATTTCCCCAGAAGCTGCTAGAAAACTAGCATCTCTTAAACAAGATGAAGGCAAAGACGAGTCAGCTTTTCTGCGTGTGGAAGTGAAAAAAGGCGGCTGTTCAGGCCTGTCTTACAAAATGGACTTCGACACGCAAACTCGCGATGGTGATAAGTTCTTTGAGGCTAACGGGCAAAAGATCGCCGTTGATTCAAATTCCATGTTGTACATTCTTGGTATGACGTTGGAGTACTCTGGTGGTTTGAACGGCAAAGGCTTTGTCTTCAACAATCCAAACGCGACAAAACACTGCGGTTGCGGTTCCAGCTTTAACGTCTAA